The Bacteroidales bacterium genome includes a window with the following:
- a CDS encoding radical SAM protein, translated as MTGYLRLRDNFRVLKYDTFRCLFDNKTAEEFFLDAEQAELVFLLDGTRTLNDILSEFDEESRAIVTTFVGKLETEGCLESLASPQKRIVDLPSVNPYLEGVLFDITSLCNLRCHHCYVSDFYKEKRGKDLSLDEIYAVLDDLAAMNVRDVAVTGGEPILRDDIRKIIEGIVARNMRLGSFFTNGLEIEKDFVSFISSLPQFTRIYISLDGLTPYSHSMIRGGDINSNVTHAAAIRAIEMFASAGVPVTINTSLHQKNLSELPAMYQLLKRMNVSQWRIAVPKPIGRYKETQPALKPQWDNVLAAYAALLDIHLQDVTVSNEGFTAPIEVEFELLFRTEIVYKKIKLYQPGDIACLYHKNRCSIKANGDVTPCGYFDYIVAGNIREIPIHQIWTSNKMQSVKTMKIAEVSECRDCPSLAICGTGCRAVAHRLTGDIRAKDEYACAQVIKFHKEVVAPLFEKYGFSVRGSAEVEDIFTDS; from the coding sequence GTGACGGGATATCTCAGGTTGCGGGATAATTTCCGGGTGCTAAAGTATGATACGTTCCGGTGCCTGTTTGACAATAAGACTGCAGAGGAATTTTTTCTGGATGCAGAACAGGCCGAGTTGGTTTTTCTGCTGGATGGTACGAGAACCCTGAACGACATTCTTTCGGAGTTTGATGAAGAAAGCCGGGCAATCGTCACGACATTCGTAGGGAAACTGGAAACAGAGGGATGTCTTGAATCGCTTGCGAGCCCGCAAAAACGCATCGTTGATCTACCTTCTGTAAACCCATATCTTGAAGGGGTCCTTTTTGATATCACGTCGCTATGCAATCTCCGATGCCACCATTGTTATGTCAGCGATTTTTATAAGGAGAAGCGCGGCAAGGACTTATCGCTTGATGAAATATATGCAGTGCTTGATGATTTGGCGGCAATGAATGTGCGAGACGTTGCCGTAACCGGCGGAGAACCGATTCTTCGAGATGATATCAGAAAAATAATTGAAGGAATTGTCGCGCGCAACATGCGTTTAGGCTCGTTTTTTACCAACGGCCTGGAAATCGAGAAGGATTTCGTCTCATTTATTTCGTCGTTGCCGCAATTCACCCGGATCTATATCAGCCTAGATGGTTTAACGCCATATTCCCACTCCATGATCCGTGGCGGAGATATAAACAGCAACGTGACCCACGCCGCCGCGATCAGAGCGATTGAAATGTTCGCTAGCGCGGGCGTTCCCGTTACTATAAATACGAGTTTGCACCAGAAGAATTTGAGCGAGCTTCCCGCGATGTATCAGCTGCTGAAACGAATGAATGTTTCTCAATGGAGAATTGCGGTTCCTAAGCCAATCGGGAGATATAAAGAAACACAACCGGCGTTGAAACCACAATGGGACAACGTGCTCGCGGCTTACGCAGCACTGCTCGACATCCACCTTCAGGACGTTACGGTCAGCAACGAGGGATTTACGGCTCCAATCGAGGTGGAATTCGAATTGCTTTTCAGGACCGAAATAGTCTATAAAAAGATCAAGTTGTATCAACCCGGCGACATAGCCTGCCTCTACCACAAAAACCGCTGCTCCATTAAGGCTAACGGTGATGTTACCCCTTGCGGTTATTTTGATTACATCGTGGCGGGCAACATTCGTGAAATTCCTATTCACCAAATCTGGACCAGCAATAAGATGCAGTCGGTAAAAACGATGAAGATTGCGGAAGTCAGTGAATGTAGGGATTGTCCATCATTAGCAATTTGCGGAACCGGGTGCCGGGCAGTTGCGCATCGGCTCACCGGAGATATACGCGCCAAGGATGAATATGCTTGTGCGCAAGTAATTAAATTTCACAAAGAGGTCGTTGCTCCGCTTTTTGAGAAATACGGCTTTTCTGTTCGCGGTTCAGCAGAAGTCGAAGACATCTTCACGGATTCATAA